The Pyrus communis chromosome 9, drPyrComm1.1, whole genome shotgun sequence genome has a segment encoding these proteins:
- the LOC137744129 gene encoding protein RTF1 homolog → MSDLELESDLLEAAGRTSSAGKKRDRLPPSRKQRGGSYSDDGSDSRGEDSDDDRGSRKPSQVPLKKRFEPTERGSDEECDSSYDGSDHEGENSDESDFGPDLYKNDADRKRLAAMSELEREMILTNRAEKKGGKDFMEKLRSKRGNAKSTPSRKEDPLPFSRGARSSARAADKSAAMDDALNKLRAKRMKQQDSKDHHKLRDTSKGGAGSQDISPTKHRSIQTETLDGLPNEEEALNADDEFLDSDEESSELLTFEDIKDITIPRSKLAKWVMEPFFEELIVGCFVRVGFGISSEGPVYRLCMVQNVVATNPGREYKLEGKVTHKYLNCVWGSESSASKWPMANVSDSPPQEKEFEQWLKEVKRAGQMPSKQEVVEKKDTLLKSNKFVYSAATVKQMLQDKKASARPVNVAIEKERLRRQLDAAESKGNDEEVERIKTRLQELEASRQTQGTDSKAFRLAEMNRKNRFENFINASGLKPRNMNLKAGEAGYDPFSRRWTRSRNYYDARPGGGDEAAEATDGTTGTGSNGEKANVTGELGMQATEAALEAAAGAGKLVDTSAPVDKGTESYMLHNFELPISLAPLQKYGGPQGAGIAYMERRQRIEATVGRRVLDDGRRHASALTIKDYMRRQEMHHAHPDPDS, encoded by the coding sequence ATGTCAGACTTGGAATTGGAAAGTGACCTCCTTGAGGCCGCAGGAAGAACTAGTTCGGCTGGGAAAAAGCGGGACCGGCTTCCACCTTCTAGAAAGCAACGTGGAGGTTCATATTCTGATGATGGAAGTGACTCCAGAGGTGAAGACTCAGATGATGATCGTGGAAGCAGGAAGCCCTCTCAAGTACCTCTGAAGAAGAGGTTTGAACCTACAGAAAGGGGCAGTGATGAAGAATGTGATTCTAGCTATGATGGTTCTGATCATGAGGGTGAAAATAGTGATGAATCTGATTTTGGCCCTGATCTTTACAAGAATGATGCTGACAGGAAACGGCTTGCAGCAATGAGTGAACTTGAAAGAGAAATGATTTTGACAAATCGAGCAGAGAAGAAAGGCGGTAAGGATTTCATGGAGAAATTGAGATCAAAGAGAGGCAATGCAAAGTCTACCCCATCAAGGAAAGAGGACCCTCTTCCATTTTCTCGCGGTGCACGCTCGTCAGCTCGGGCTGCTGACAAGTCAGCGGCTATGGATGATGCATTGAATAAATTGCGAGCAAAACGTATGAAGCAACAAGACTCAAAGGATCACCATAAGTTAAGGGACACGTCAAAAGGAGGTGCTGGTAGCCAGGATATTTCACCAACCAAGCATCGCTCCATTCAAACAGAGACTCTGGACGGGTTGCCTAATGAAGAGGAAGCATTGAATGCGGATGATGAATTCCTTGACAGCGATGAGGAAAGTTCAGAGCTACTGACATTTGAGGACATAAAGGATATTACCATTCCAAGGTCAAAACTTGCAAAATGGGTTATGGAACCATTTTTTGAGGAGTTAATCGTGGGCTGCTTTGTTAGGGTTGGATTTGGCATATCATCAGAAGGTCCTGTCTACAGGCTTTGCATGGTTCAGAACGTGGTTGCCACAAATCCTGGCCGGGAATACAAGTTAGAGGGTAAAGTCACACATAAATACTTGAATTGTGTTTGGGGCAGTGAAAGTTCTGCTTCCAAATGGCCGATGGCTAATGTCTCAGATTCTCCTCCGCAAGAGAAGGAGTTTGAACAGTGGCTTAAGGAAGTCAAGCGTGCTGGCCAAATGCCAAGCAAACAGGAGGTGGTAGAAAAGAAGGATACCCTTCTGAAATCGAATAAATTTGTTTACTCAGCAGCCACTGTGAAGCAAATGTTGCAGGACAAAAAAGCGTCAGCAAGGCCAGTTAATGTTGCAATTGAGAAGGAACGATTGAGGAGGCAGTTGGATGCTGCAGAGAGTAAAGGCAACGATGAGGAAGTTGAGAGGATCAAGACAAGGCTCCAGGAATTAGAAGCATCCAGGCAAACTCAGGGGACAGATAGCAAGGCTTTTAGATTAGCTGAAATGAACAGGAAGAACAGGTTCGAGAATTTTATAAATGCTTCGGGTTTGAAACCAAGAAATATGAATCTGAAAGCGGGGGAGGCTGGTTATGATCCATTCTCGAGAAGATGGACTCGCTCGAGAAATTACTATGATGCAAGGCCTGGAGGAGGCGATGAAGCTGCTGAGGCAACGGATGGAACTACCGGAACAGGCAGCAACGGGGAAAAGGCAAATGTAACAGGAGAGCTTGGCATGCAAGCAACAGAGGCAGCATTGGAAGCAGCAGCCGGTGCAGGGAAGTTGGTTGATACAAGTGCTCCTGTGGACAAAGGGACAGAATCATACATGCTGCACAATTTCGAGCTGCCAATCTCGTTAGCTCCACTTCAGAAGTACGGTGGACCTCAGGGTGCTGGGATCGCGTATATGGAGAGAAGACAAAGGATCGAAGCAACAGTCGGGCGTCGAGTGCTGGATGACGGGAGGAGGCATGCCTCGGCCTTGACTATTAAGGACTATATGAGACGACAGGAGATGCACCACGCTCACCCTGACCCTGATTCGTAA
- the LOC137745443 gene encoding alkaline/neutral invertase A, mitochondrial-like: MNSLSLLCHAAMKPTCRILNRRRNSAFFGFPRPAKWLHGLTKTGNSSSFCVNFEQNSQCHANPFRISGSGGVFDDARKASKVPSLSFGQSGVISRSSRSYSAGIGTTSRGISVIASLASRFRNLSTSIETSVNDNNFERIYVQGGINVKPLVERIDKDENIVGEEESRIEVGDEKKSESLNEATVVSPEREYSDIEKEAWRLLRDSIVMYCGNPVGTVAANEPGDKQLLNYDQVFIRDFVPSALAFLLKGEGEIVRNFLLHTLQLQSWEKTVDCYSPGQGLMPASFKVRTVPLDGNKIEEVLDPDFGESAIGRVAPVDSGLWWIILLRAYGKITGDYGLQERVDVQTGLKMILNLCLTDGFDMFPSLLVTDGSCMIDRRMGIHGHPLEIQALFYSALRCSREMLGVNDGSKNLVRAINNRLSALSFHIREYYWVDMKKINEIYRYKTEEYSTEATNKFNIYPDQIPLWLMDWIPEEGGYFIGNLQPAHMDFRFFTLGNLWSIVSSLGTPKQNDAVLNLIEAKWDDLVGHMPLKISYPALEFEEWRIITGSDPKNTPWSYHNGGSWPTLLWQFTLACIKMGRIELAQKAAALAEKRLRSDRWPEYYDTRTGKFIGKQSRLHQTWTIAGFLTTKMLLENPEKAALLFWDEDYELLEICVCVLSKSGRKKCSRGAAKSQILE, encoded by the exons ATGAATTCCCTGAGTCTTCTTTGTCACGCAGCAATGAAACCCACCTGTAGAATCCTCAATAGACGTCGAAACTCGGCGTTTTTTGGGTTTCCGCGGCCTGCAAAATGGCTCCATGGTTTGACAAAGACTGGAAATTCGTCCAGTTTTTGTGTCAATTTTGAGCAAAACAGCCAATGTCACGCCAACCCTTTTCGTATTTCGGGCTCTGGAGGCGTTTTCGATGATGCCCGGAAAGCCTCTAAGGTTCCCAGTTTGAGTTTTGGCCAATCTGGGGTTATATCTAGGTCTTCTAGGTCTTATAGTGCTGGCATTGGCACAACTAGTAGAGGTATTTCTGTTATTGCTAGTTTGGCATCCAGGTTTCGGAACCTTTCAACATCGATTGAGACCAGTGTGAATGACAACAACTTCGAGAGGATATATGTTCAGGGTGGTATAAATGTGAAGCCTTTGGTGGAGAGGATTGATAAGGATGAGAACATTGTGGGAGAGGAAGAATCGAGGATAGAAGTTGGTGATGAAAAGAAATCGGAAAGTTTGAATGAAGCTACGGTTGTGAGTCCGGAGAGAGAGTATTCGGATATTGAGAAGGAGGCGTGGAGGCTATTGAGGGATTCAATTGTGATGTATTGTGGGAATCCCGTGGGGACTGTGGCTGCAAATGAACCTGGTGACAAGCAACTGCTAAATTATGATCAGGTCTTTATCCGTGATTTTGTTCCTTCGGCGCTTGCTTTCTTGCTTAAGGGAGAAGGGGAGATTGTGAGGAACTTCCTTCTTCATACATTGCAATTGCAG AGTTGGGAGAAAACTGTTGATTGCTACAGCCCAGGACAGGGATTGATGCCTGCAAGTTTTAAAGTTAGAACTGTACCTCTCGATGGAAATAAGATTGAAGAAGTCTTAGATCCAGATTTTGGTGAATCGGCTATTGGACGTGTTGCACCCGTAGATTCTG GATTATGGTGGATTATTCTGTTGAGGGCTTACGGAAAGATAACTGGTGACTATGGATTACAGGAGAGGGTGGATGTTCAAACAGGCTTGAAAATGATTCTGAACTTGTGCTTAACTGATGGTTTTGATATGTTTCCATCCCTTTTAGTCACCGATGGCTCCTGCATGATAGACCGCCGGATGGGTATCCATGGCCATCCCCTTGAGATCCAA GCCTTATTTTACTCAGCTCTTCGATGCTCGCGTGAGATGCTTGGTGTAAATGATGGATCCAAGAATTTGGTAAGGGCCATCAACAACAGACTCAGCGCTTTGTCATTCCACATCAGAGAATATTACTGGGTGGATATGAAAAAGATCAATGAGATATATCGGTATAAGACAGAAGAGTACTCTACGGAGGCCACCAACAAGTTCAATATCTACCCTGACCAAATTCCTCTATGGTTAATGGACTGGATTCCCGAAGAAGGCGGGTATTTTATTGGCAATCTACAACCAGCCCACATGGACTTCAGGTTTTTCACTCTTGGAAATCTTTGGTCCATTGTTTCTTCATTGGGTACTCCGAAGCAAAATGATGCTGTATTGAATTTGATTGAAGCCAAATGGGATGATCTTGTGGGGCATATGCCACTTAAGATATCCTACCCTGCCTTGGAGTTTGAAGAATGGCGTATAATCACTGGCAGCGACCCAAAGAATAC CCCTTGGTCATATCATAATGGTGGATCCTGGCCGACGCTTCTGTGGCAG TTcacattggcatgcatcaagATGGGCAGAATCGAACTAGCTCAGAAAGCAGCTGCATTGGCTGAGAAGAGGCTTCGATCTGACCGCTGGCCCGAGTACTATGATACAAGAACAGGGAAGTTTATTGGAAAGCAATCGCGGCTTCACCAAACATGGACCATTGCCGGGTTCCTTACAACTAAAATGCTGTTGGAGAATCCGGAGAAGGCGGCCTTGCTATTCTGGGACGAGGATTACGAGCTTCTTGAGATCTGTGTTTGCGTACTTAGCAAGAGTGGCCGGAAAAAATGCTCCAGAGGTGCCGCTAAGTCTCAGATTCTTGAATAA
- the LOC137745191 gene encoding psbP domain-containing protein 1, chloroplastic-like has protein sequence MARLVVVLQQRHPSLSLSPLPSSLSHFNGTRLHTPQLQYRRKVSQPRGTLHVAASNAKEICKMDGRLKTPISEHFRGESDRDSVEISSKTKDFAVPRRNAMALILSAYIFAGDSFRSAAFAQLSLVGLREYIDTFDGYSFKYPKNWIQVKGAGADIFFRDPYILDENISVEFSSPSSSNYKSIRDLGPPQLAGKKVLKQYLTEFMSTRLGVRRESKILSTSSRVADDGKLYYQIEVNIKSYANNNELAVMPKDRLVRLEWDRRYLSVLGVENNQLYELRLQTPENVFVEEESDLRRVMESFRVNKLAV, from the exons ATGGCAAGGTTGGTGGTGGTGCTGCAGCAGAGacacccttctctctctctctctcctctcccctcttctctctctcacttcaaTGGCACCAGACTTCACACTCCTCAACTCCAG TACAGGAGAAAGGTTTCACAGCCAAGGGGAACATTACATGTTGCAGCATCAAATGCTAAGGAAATTTGTAAAATGGATGGCAGACTGAAGACACCGATTTCCGAGCACTTTCGAGGCGAATCAGACAGGGATTCTGTTGAGATTTCTTCAAAG ACTAAAGATTTTGCAGTTCCTAGGAGGAATGCAATGGCCTTAATCTTGTCAGCTTACATCTTCGCGGGAGACAGTTTCCGGAGTGCTGCATTTGCTCAGCTGTCTCTTGTAGGGTTAAGAGAATACATAGATACTTTTGATGGATATTCGTTCAAGTACCCTAAGAACTGGATCCAAGTGAAAGGTGCCGGAGCAGACATATTCTTCAGAGACCCTTACATTCTTGATGAAAATATCTCCGTCGAGTTTTCATCTCCATCATCTTCCAACTACAAGAGCATCAGAGATCTTGGCCCGCCTCAACTAGCCGGAAAAAAAGTGCTTAAGCAGTACCTGACGGAGTTCATGTCTACCAGACTTGGCGTGAGGCGTGAATCGAAAATCCTTTCCACTTCTTCAAGAGTTGCTGATGATGGGAAGCTTTATTATCAAATTGAG GTGAACATAAAATCATATGCAAACAACAACGAGCTGGCTGTTATGCCGAAGGATCGATTAGTTCGTTTGGAATGGGACAGGCGGTACCTTTCGGTTCTAGGAGTCGAAAACAACCAGTTATACGAGTTGAGATTACAGACACCGGAAAATGTGTTTGTGGAAGAAGAGAGTGATCTTCGCCGGGTTATGGAGTCCTTCAGAGTGAACAAGCTTGCTGTTTAG
- the LOC137745189 gene encoding AP-3 complex subunit mu-like, translated as MRRGRRMRRRKASNFRFCFCGFEIYSNFFFFTQREMLQCIFLLSDSGEVMLEKQLTGQRVDRSICTWFWEHTISQGDSPKLQPVIASPTHYLFQILREGITFLACTQVEMPPLMGIEFLCRVADVLTDYLGSLNEDLIKDNFVIVYELLDEMIDNGFPLIAEPNILREMIAPPNMVDKVLSVVTGNSSNMIDTLPGSTSSCIPWRTTDPKYANNEVYVDLVEEMDAIINRDGVLVKCEIYGEVQVNSHLSGVPDLTISFANPAILDDVRFHPCVRFRSWEAHQVLSFVPPDGQFKLMSYRVRKLKSSPIYVKPQLTSDAGTCRVSVLVGIRNDPGKTIDSITVQFQLPPCILSAHLNSNYGTVNILANKTFSWTIGKIPNDRAPAMSGTLVLETGLERLHVFPTFQVGFRIMGVALSGLQIDKLDLKNLPKPPYKGFRALTRAGEFEVRS; from the exons ATGCGGAGAGGGCGAAGGATGCGAAGAAGAAAAGCTTCAAACTTTCGATTTTGCTTTTGTGGATTTGAaatttattctaatttttttttttttacacagaGAGAGATGTTGCAGTGCATATTTCTGCTATCGGATTCTGG TGAGGTAATGCTGGAGAAACAGCTTACTGGGCAGCGTGTGGACCGTTCGATATGCACATGGTTCTGGGAGCATACAATTTCTCAAGGTGATTCTCCCAAG CTGCAACCGGTAATTGCTTCGCCAACGCACtatcttttccaaattcttcGCGAGGGGATAACGTTTTTAGCTTGTACCCAAGTTGAAATGCCGCCTTTGATGGGCATCGAG TTTCTGTGCAGAGTAGCTGATGTCCTGACAGATTATCTTGGCAGCTTGAATGAAGACTTGATTAAAGATAACTTTGTCATTGTATATGAG CTTCTGGATGAGATGATTGACAATGGCTTCCCTCTCATTGCAGAGCCGAATATTCTGAGAGAGATGATTGCTCCACCAAATATGGTAGACAAGGTGTTGAGTGTAGTCACTGGCAACAGTTCCAACATGATCGACACACTTCCGGGTTCAACGTCATCTTGCATTCCATGGAGAACAACAGACCCAAAATATGCAAACAATGAAGTTTATGTTGATCTTGTTGAAGAAATGGATGCAATTATAAACAG GGATGGGGTCCTGGTGAAATGTGAGATATATGGTGAAGTTCAAGTAAACTCCCATCTCTCTGGTGTCCCTGATTTGACTATTTCATTTGCAAACCCTGCTATTCTTGATGATGTAAGATTTCATCCATGTGTTCGATTTCGCTCATGGGAAGCCCATCAAGTTCTGTCGTTCGTGCCCCCTGACGGACAGTTTAAGTTGATGAGTTACAG GGTTAGAAAGTTGAAGAGCTCTCCAATCTATGTAAAGCCCCAGCTAACCTCAGATGCCGGGACATGTCGTGTTAGTGTGTTGGTTGGAATACGAAATGATCCTGGAAAGACAATTGATTCAATAACTGTACAATTTCAACTTCCTCCCTGCATTTTATCAGCTCATCTGAATTCGAATTATGGAACCGTGAACATTCTTGCTAACAAG ACATTTTCATGGACGATAGGGAAGATTCCTAATGACAGAGCCCCTGCAATGTCTGGGACATTAGTGCTTGAAACAGGATTAGAGCGCCTTCACGTTTTTCCGACATTTCAAGTGGGTTTTAGGATCATGGGTGTTGCTCTCTCTGGCTTGCAAATAGATAAACTGGATTTGAAGAATCTACCAAAACCACCTTATAAGGGTTTTCGAGCTCTCACTCGAGCAGGGGAATTTGAAGTCAGGTCATAA
- the LOC137745190 gene encoding chloroplast stem-loop binding protein of 41 kDa b, chloroplastic-like, which yields MARLVAVQTQQRNPSLSLLPPSSLSDFNGTKLLHSQLQCKRRASQPRGGALQVSASSAKKILIMGGTRFIGVFLSRLLVKDGHQVTLFTRGKAPITQQLPGESDADYTDFASKILHLKGDRKDYDFVKSSLSAEGYDVVYDINGREGEEVVPIIEGLPKLEQYIYCSSAGVYLKSDQLPHFEIDAVDPKSRHKGKLETESLLKSKGVNWTSIRPVYIYGPLNYNPVEEWFFHRLKAGRPIPVPNSGIQITQLGHVKDLATAFIKVLGNEKASKQVFNISGDKYVTFDGLAKACAKAAGFPEPEIIHYNPKEFDFGKKKAFPFRDQHFFASIDKAKSVLGWKPEYDLVEGLADSYNLDFGRGTFRKAADFSTDDIILSKSLVLS from the exons ATGGCAAGGTTGGTGGCTGTGCAAACACAGCAGAGaaacccatctctctctctcctccctccttcctctctctctgaCTTCAATGGCACCAAACTCCTCCACTCCCAACTCCag TGTAAAAGAAGGGCATCGCAGCCAAGAGGAGGGGCATTGCAAGTTTCAGCATCGAGTGCAAAGAAGATTCTTATAATGGGAGGAACTCGATTCATCGGCGTCTTCTTGTCAAGACTCCTTGTTAAAGACGGTCATCAG GTGACTCTGTTTACCAGAGGAAAAGCACCCATTACTCAGCAGTTGCCAGGAGAATCTGATGCGGATTACACAGATTTCGCTTCAAAG ATTTTGCACTTGAAAGGGGACAGAAAGGACTATGACTTTGTGAAATCCAGTCTTTCAGCTGAAGGCTATGATGTTGTTTACGATATAAATG GACGAGAGGGAGAAGAAGTTGTGCCGATAATTGAGGGACTACCGAAGTTAGAACA GTACATATACTGCTCTTCAGCCGGTGTCTATCTCAAATCTGATCAGCTACCTCACTTTGAG ATCGATGCAGTTGATCCAAAGAGCAGGCACAAGGGAAAGCTCGAGACAGAGAGCTTGCTCAAATCAAAGGGTGTTAACTGGACTTCAATAAGGCCAGTCTACATCTATGGACCATTGAACTATAACCCTGTTGAAGAGTGGTTCTTCCACCGGTTGAAAGCTGGCCGCCCAATCCCAGTTCCGAACTCAGGGATACAAATTACACAGCTTGGTCATGTCAAG GACTTAGCGACAGCCTTCATTAAGGTTCTTGGTAACGAGAAGGCCAGCAAACAAGTATTCAACATCTCGGGAGACAAATATGTCACCTTTGATGGACTAGCAAAAGCATGCGCAAAG GCTGCTGGTTTTCCTGAGCCTGAGATCATTCATTACAACCCTAAAGAGTTCGATTTTGGCAAGaagaaggcctttccattccgTGACCAG CATTTCTTTGCATCGATCGACAAAGCAAAGAGTGTACTCGGATGGAAACCCGAATATGACCTGGTGGAAGGTCTTGCGGACTCGTACAACCTAGACTTTGGGAGAGGAACATTCAGGAAAGCAGCTGATTTCTCAACAGATGACATCATTCTTAGCAAAAGTCTTGTCCTCAGCTAA
- the LOC137745507 gene encoding cell wall / vacuolar inhibitor of fructosidase 2-like, whose protein sequence is MASASCPRVPILLVILFFLMINITPSFTQDTQQLIERICRSTEQYGFCTQTFKENLKSPDADIVALTQITIERSVDNATQTHNFIRQTIDSTNDPALKSALETCEYSYGLVMGAFDSAAVAFFQKDYDTVEKSESGTPRAEASCEDSLSKTPPNTVNPLTDRNNQMRILIAMSLNAVHELKSTQHN, encoded by the coding sequence ATGGCATCTGCATCATGCCCACGTGTTCCAATATTGCTGGTTATTCTCTTCTTCCTCATGATCAATATCACTCCATCTTTTACTCAAGACACCCAGCAGTTGATCGAGCGGATCTGCAGGTCAACGGAGCAGTACGGATTTTGCACCCAAACCTTCAAAGAAAACCTGAAATCCCCAGATGCTGATATCGTCGCCCTCACCCAAATAACCATAGAGCGGTCCGTAGACAATGCTACTCAAACACACAACTTCATCAGGCAAACGATTGATAGCACAAACGACCCAGCACTCAAAAGCGCTCTGGAAACATGCGAGTATAGTTACGGTTTAGTGATGGGGGCATTTGACTCGGCTGCCGTGGCGTTTTTCCAGAAGGATTACGACACCGTAGAGAAGTCTGAGAGCGGGACGCCGAGAGCAGAAGCCAGCTGTGAAGACTCACTGAGCAAGACGCCGCCAAATACTGTGAACCCACTGACTGACAGAAATAATCAGATGAGGATTCTGATTGCCATGTCTTTGAATGCTGTGCATGAACTAAAGTCTACCCAGCACAACTAG
- the LOC137745508 gene encoding putative invertase inhibitor, whose amino-acid sequence MASASFPGVPVLLVLFFLEINITPSLTQDTEQLIERICRQMEQYGFCSQTFKENLKSPNADIVGLTQITVERALDNATQTHDFIRQLLESTTDPALKSALETCEYSYRLVMEAFQSAAVAFFQKDYDSVEKSESGTPRAEASCVDSLSKMPPNTANPLTERNNQMRILLAMALVSVHELKSIQNNEKFFITTETQMVAGGMAIEGRSEDCGGEC is encoded by the exons ATGGCTTCTGCTTCATTCCCAGGTGTTCCAGTATTACTCGTTCTCTTCTTCCTCGAGATCAATATCACTCCATCGTTGACTCAAGACACCGAACAACTGATCGAGCGTATCTGCAGGCAAATGGAGCAGTATGGATTTTGCAGCCAAACCTTTAAAGAAAACCTGAAGTCTCCTAATGCTGATATCGTGGGCCTCACCCAGATTACCGTAGAGCGTGCTTTAGACAATGCCACCCAAACACACGACTTTATTAGGCAACTGCTTGAAAGCACAACCGACCCAGCACTCAAAAGCGCTCTGGAAACATGCGAGTATAGTTACCGTTTGGTGATGGAGGCGTTTCAATCAGCTGCGGTGGCGTTTTTCCAGAAGGATTACGACAGCGTAGAGAAGTCTGAGAGTGGGACGCCGAGAGCAGAAGCTAGCTGTGTAGACTCACTGAGCAAGATGCCGCCAAATACTGCGAACCCACTGACTGAGAGAAATAATCAGATGAGGATTCTACTTGCCATGGCTTTGGTTTCAGTGCATGAACTAAAGTCTATCCAGAAcaacgagaaattttttattacgaCGGAAACACAAATG GTGGCTGGTGGGATGGCGATAGAAGGTCGTTCGGAGGATTGTGGAGGCGAATGCTAG